A stretch of Hydractinia symbiolongicarpus strain clone_291-10 chromosome 9, HSymV2.1, whole genome shotgun sequence DNA encodes these proteins:
- the LOC130656712 gene encoding hydroxyproline dehydrogenase-like isoform X1 — MFMMRASRKIFYMNALYGLKISIIKSSYTKCLPTVTKQQCCATKKETLTINYDKTVEKYEKTTAENEKNTAGYKKLTTDYEKLDVFRDKSTKELLRTYLVLKLSSIETFVKYSDKIFLISDRFIWRPMMHKVMEATFYGQFAAGVTVKDAEEKAEKLKKSSIRSMLCVPIESIVNLNKNESEKTVEKNKKVVEDCIQATAHVEANGFAQVKLTALCDQDVLLEMNKYLLQYETNHQETGAWNVKSMSSLLEKQDLHKLYIPELSTNSNKKLQKLFTIVDDLTQKCVEKRTRIMIDGEQTYIQAALGYIILVLQAKFNKDTATVYNTYQCYRKDTLKRIKADHELGSKYGFKIAGKLVRGAYMSLERQLAKGNNHVDPINDTYQDTTHMYHSAVDYLLPYVRRQEVAVMIASHNESTVDYVKNRMLELQIAKDSTAICFGQLYGMCDHVSNHLGEEGYETYKSLPYGNIEDTLLYLARRSHENKTVIERTKFERLLIKKELKRRIFTLGN; from the exons ATGTTTATGATGAGAGCATCAAGAAAGATATTTTACATGAACGCATTGTATGGATTGAAAATAAGTATAATTAAGTCTTCGTATACCAAATGTTTACCAACGGTAACAAAGCAGCAATGTTGCGCTACTAAAAAAGAAACACTTACAATAAATTACGATAAAACTGTAGAAAAGTACGAGAAAACGACAGCAGAGAACGAGAAAAATACAGCAGGTTACAAGAAACTTACAACAGATTACGAAAAACTCGATGTATTTCGAGATAAGTCTACCAAAGAGTTACTTAGAACGTACcttgttttaaaattatcatcAATTGAGACTTTTGTGAAGTATTCCGATAAG ATTTTCCTGATTAGTGACCGGTTTATATGGAGACCGATGATGCACAAAGTGATGGAAGCCACATTCTACGGCCAGTTTGCTGCAGGAGTAACAGTCAAAGATGCTGAAGAAAAGGccgaaaaactaaaaaaatctaGCATCCGATCAATGCTATGCGTACCAATCGAATCTATAGTAAATCTAAACAAAAATGAAAG TGAGAAAActgtagaaaaaaacaaaaaagtggtTGAAGATTGTATTCAAGCAACAG CTCATGTGGAGGCTAATGGATTCGCGCAAGTCAAACTAACAGCCTTGTGTGACCAGGATGTACTG CTTGAAATGAATAAGTATTTATTACAGTACGAAACAAATCATCAAGAAACCGGTGCATGGAACGTCAAATCGATGTCGTCTTTGCTCGAAAAACAAGACTTACAT AAACTCTACATTCCTGAACTATCAACAAATTCGAACAAGAAGCTACAAAAGCTTTTTACAATTGTAGACGACCTTACGCAG AAGTGCGTTGAAAAACGAACAAGAATAATGATAGATGGCGAACAAACGTACATACAAGCAGCGTTGGGATACATCATACTTGTTCTCCAGGCTAAATTTAACAAAGATACAGCCACTGTTTACAACACATATCAGTGTTACAGAAAG GATACACTTAAAAGGATAAAAGCCGACCACGAATTGGGAAGCAAGTATGGTTTTAAAATTGCTGGGAAACTAGTGCGTGGTGCATACATGTCTTTAGAACGTCAACTTGCCAAAGGAAACAACCACGTGGATCCGATAAACGACACCTACCAAGATACGACTCATATGTATCATTCGGCTGTTGATTATCTCCTTCCTTATGTCCGCCGGCAAGAGGTAGCAGTTATGATAGCTTCACATAATGAAAGCACAGTGGACTACGTAAAAAACAG GATGTTAGAACTTCAAATTGCAAAAGACTCAACAGCCATATGTTTTGGTCAGTTATATGGGATGTGTGACCATGTCTCGAACCATCTTGGTGAAGAAGGATACGAAACATATAAATCACTTCCATACGGCAACATTGAAGATACATTGTTATATCTTGCTAGAAGGAGTCATGAAAACAAAACCGTCATCGAGAGGACAAAATTTGAACGTTTGTTAATTAAAAAGGAACTAAAAAGAAGAATTTTTACATTGGGTAACTAA
- the LOC130656712 gene encoding hydroxyproline dehydrogenase-like isoform X2 produces the protein MFMMRASRKIFYMNALYGLKISIIKSSYTKCLPTVTKQQCCATKKETLTINYDKTVEKYEKTTAENEKNTAGYKKLTTDYEKLDVFRDKSTKELLRTYLVLKLSSIETFVKYSDKIFLISDRFIWRPMMHKVMEATFYGQFAAGVTVKDAEEKAEKLKKSSIRSMLCVPIESIVNLNKNESEKTVEKNKKVVEDCIQATAHVEANGFAQVKLTALCDQDVLLEMNKYLLQYETNHQETGAWNVKSMSSLLEKQDLHKCVEKRTRIMIDGEQTYIQAALGYIILVLQAKFNKDTATVYNTYQCYRKDTLKRIKADHELGSKYGFKIAGKLVRGAYMSLERQLAKGNNHVDPINDTYQDTTHMYHSAVDYLLPYVRRQEVAVMIASHNESTVDYVKNRMLELQIAKDSTAICFGQLYGMCDHVSNHLGEEGYETYKSLPYGNIEDTLLYLARRSHENKTVIERTKFERLLIKKELKRRIFTLGN, from the exons ATGTTTATGATGAGAGCATCAAGAAAGATATTTTACATGAACGCATTGTATGGATTGAAAATAAGTATAATTAAGTCTTCGTATACCAAATGTTTACCAACGGTAACAAAGCAGCAATGTTGCGCTACTAAAAAAGAAACACTTACAATAAATTACGATAAAACTGTAGAAAAGTACGAGAAAACGACAGCAGAGAACGAGAAAAATACAGCAGGTTACAAGAAACTTACAACAGATTACGAAAAACTCGATGTATTTCGAGATAAGTCTACCAAAGAGTTACTTAGAACGTACcttgttttaaaattatcatcAATTGAGACTTTTGTGAAGTATTCCGATAAG ATTTTCCTGATTAGTGACCGGTTTATATGGAGACCGATGATGCACAAAGTGATGGAAGCCACATTCTACGGCCAGTTTGCTGCAGGAGTAACAGTCAAAGATGCTGAAGAAAAGGccgaaaaactaaaaaaatctaGCATCCGATCAATGCTATGCGTACCAATCGAATCTATAGTAAATCTAAACAAAAATGAAAG TGAGAAAActgtagaaaaaaacaaaaaagtggtTGAAGATTGTATTCAAGCAACAG CTCATGTGGAGGCTAATGGATTCGCGCAAGTCAAACTAACAGCCTTGTGTGACCAGGATGTACTG CTTGAAATGAATAAGTATTTATTACAGTACGAAACAAATCATCAAGAAACCGGTGCATGGAACGTCAAATCGATGTCGTCTTTGCTCGAAAAACAAGACTTACAT AAGTGCGTTGAAAAACGAACAAGAATAATGATAGATGGCGAACAAACGTACATACAAGCAGCGTTGGGATACATCATACTTGTTCTCCAGGCTAAATTTAACAAAGATACAGCCACTGTTTACAACACATATCAGTGTTACAGAAAG GATACACTTAAAAGGATAAAAGCCGACCACGAATTGGGAAGCAAGTATGGTTTTAAAATTGCTGGGAAACTAGTGCGTGGTGCATACATGTCTTTAGAACGTCAACTTGCCAAAGGAAACAACCACGTGGATCCGATAAACGACACCTACCAAGATACGACTCATATGTATCATTCGGCTGTTGATTATCTCCTTCCTTATGTCCGCCGGCAAGAGGTAGCAGTTATGATAGCTTCACATAATGAAAGCACAGTGGACTACGTAAAAAACAG GATGTTAGAACTTCAAATTGCAAAAGACTCAACAGCCATATGTTTTGGTCAGTTATATGGGATGTGTGACCATGTCTCGAACCATCTTGGTGAAGAAGGATACGAAACATATAAATCACTTCCATACGGCAACATTGAAGATACATTGTTATATCTTGCTAGAAGGAGTCATGAAAACAAAACCGTCATCGAGAGGACAAAATTTGAACGTTTGTTAATTAAAAAGGAACTAAAAAGAAGAATTTTTACATTGGGTAACTAA
- the LOC130656712 gene encoding hydroxyproline dehydrogenase-like isoform X3, with the protein MMHKVMEATFYGQFAAGVTVKDAEEKAEKLKKSSIRSMLCVPIESIVNLNKNESEKTVEKNKKVVEDCIQATAHVEANGFAQVKLTALCDQDVLLEMNKYLLQYETNHQETGAWNVKSMSSLLEKQDLHKLYIPELSTNSNKKLQKLFTIVDDLTQKCVEKRTRIMIDGEQTYIQAALGYIILVLQAKFNKDTATVYNTYQCYRKDTLKRIKADHELGSKYGFKIAGKLVRGAYMSLERQLAKGNNHVDPINDTYQDTTHMYHSAVDYLLPYVRRQEVAVMIASHNESTVDYVKNRMLELQIAKDSTAICFGQLYGMCDHVSNHLGEEGYETYKSLPYGNIEDTLLYLARRSHENKTVIERTKFERLLIKKELKRRIFTLGN; encoded by the exons ATGATGCACAAAGTGATGGAAGCCACATTCTACGGCCAGTTTGCTGCAGGAGTAACAGTCAAAGATGCTGAAGAAAAGGccgaaaaactaaaaaaatctaGCATCCGATCAATGCTATGCGTACCAATCGAATCTATAGTAAATCTAAACAAAAATGAAAG TGAGAAAActgtagaaaaaaacaaaaaagtggtTGAAGATTGTATTCAAGCAACAG CTCATGTGGAGGCTAATGGATTCGCGCAAGTCAAACTAACAGCCTTGTGTGACCAGGATGTACTG CTTGAAATGAATAAGTATTTATTACAGTACGAAACAAATCATCAAGAAACCGGTGCATGGAACGTCAAATCGATGTCGTCTTTGCTCGAAAAACAAGACTTACAT AAACTCTACATTCCTGAACTATCAACAAATTCGAACAAGAAGCTACAAAAGCTTTTTACAATTGTAGACGACCTTACGCAG AAGTGCGTTGAAAAACGAACAAGAATAATGATAGATGGCGAACAAACGTACATACAAGCAGCGTTGGGATACATCATACTTGTTCTCCAGGCTAAATTTAACAAAGATACAGCCACTGTTTACAACACATATCAGTGTTACAGAAAG GATACACTTAAAAGGATAAAAGCCGACCACGAATTGGGAAGCAAGTATGGTTTTAAAATTGCTGGGAAACTAGTGCGTGGTGCATACATGTCTTTAGAACGTCAACTTGCCAAAGGAAACAACCACGTGGATCCGATAAACGACACCTACCAAGATACGACTCATATGTATCATTCGGCTGTTGATTATCTCCTTCCTTATGTCCGCCGGCAAGAGGTAGCAGTTATGATAGCTTCACATAATGAAAGCACAGTGGACTACGTAAAAAACAG GATGTTAGAACTTCAAATTGCAAAAGACTCAACAGCCATATGTTTTGGTCAGTTATATGGGATGTGTGACCATGTCTCGAACCATCTTGGTGAAGAAGGATACGAAACATATAAATCACTTCCATACGGCAACATTGAAGATACATTGTTATATCTTGCTAGAAGGAGTCATGAAAACAAAACCGTCATCGAGAGGACAAAATTTGAACGTTTGTTAATTAAAAAGGAACTAAAAAGAAGAATTTTTACATTGGGTAACTAA